From the Limanda limanda chromosome 2, fLimLim1.1, whole genome shotgun sequence genome, one window contains:
- the LOC132997941 gene encoding tetratricopeptide repeat protein 31-like, with the protein MQPPLSLHSADGCLEISSDWNNHSSSPGGRPPRCLPVDQEPELDVSSAFVANAASHIKLKGPRSRGLQITTKNKENKARTSQGEDTEEMKRKGESLTEQGIEMFGRGWYSQAVHMFTEAIYCDPKDHRFYGNRSHCNLCLGRHCAALKDAQRSIELAPDWPKGFFRKGSALMGLKRYKEAEKAMVQVLKLDQHIDEASSKLVSCRVLQLMDMGFEEEQSKLLLEKFSTVQGVLKSSEAKALKQTSLQEKSGSCPSLWVGNITLEVTEKDLREIFKMFGEIESVRVLHERFCAFVNFKNGNMAARALEKLQGVELGSAKLEVRYPDYWLQRTLPST; encoded by the exons ATGCAGCCTCCTCTCAGTCTTCACTCAGCCGATGG GTGCTTGGAAATCAGCAGTGACTGGAACAACCACAGCTCTTCTCCTGGTGGTCGTCCTCCTCGCTGTCTTCCTGTTGATCAG GAGCCAGAGCTGGACGTCAGCAGCGCATTCGTGGCCAACGCCGCCAGCCACATCAAACTCAAAGGCCCGAGGAGCAGAGGGCTGCAGATCACCACAAAGAACAAGGAGAACAAGGCCAGGACCAGCCAG GGCGAGGACACAGAAGAAATGAAGAGGAAGGGAGAGTCTCTGACAG AACAGGGCATTGAGATGTTTGGGCGGGGCTGGTACAGCCAGGCAGTCCACATGTTTACAGAAGCCATCTACTGTGACCCTAAGGACCACAG GTTCTACGGGAATCGCTCTCACTGTAACTTGTGTCTGGGGCGGCACTGCGCCGCCCTCAAGGACGCTCAGAGGTCAATCGAGCTGGCTCCCGATTGGCCGAAGGGATTCTTCCGTAAGGGTAGTGCTTTGATGGGGTTAAAG CGGTACAAAGAGGCGGAGAAGGCCATGGTGCAGGTGTTAAAGTTGGATCAGCACATTGACGAGGCGTCCAGTAAACTCGTCAGCTGTCGGGTTCTGCAGCTCATG GATATGGGttttgaggaggagcagagtaaACTTCTGCTGGAGAAGTTCAGCACGGTTCAAGGCGTCCTCAAGTCCTCTGAGGCCAAAG caCTGAAGCAAACATCTCTGCAGGAGAAGAGTGG GAGCTGTCCCTCTCTGTGGGTTGGGAACATTACACTAGAAGTTACAGAGAAAGACCTCCGGGAGATcttcaaaat GTTTGGTGAGATAGAGAGCGTCAGAGTTCTTCACGAACGCTTCTGTGCCTTCGTCAACTTCAAGAACGGCAACATGGCTGCCAGAGccctggagaagctgcag GGGGTGGAGCTGGGGAGCGCCAAGCTGGAGGTCCGGTACCCGGACTATTGGCTCCAGCGGACTCTTCCCTCCACATaa
- the LOC132997942 gene encoding B-cell receptor CD22-like: protein MGLREAASCFVIFLLSVSVVQGEDPWGVTCTPTPICAVKGSKVQIRCSYWHPSTKDGLDVAVEQRFWFTKVQDSEPVDLREASEYTGRVKYDCGNKACTLTITDLRDSDSAVYQFRFTTNHPTGSFTGSPGVSLSVTGVQVISTKSSGCWKDCSYFDVECHTSCPPTPSLSYIWYKNGQKTTGEKSFTAHFYSIDSLSCAVRGHEDFPSAPVCVHGNSCDRVNYIDRNICAFRGSSVDISCSYNSYYYRITKSWFVAVREDEQLYRPRAVDLLKHPGFTDRVEVLEPERGRSTLRIKNLRLSDSAQYRFTLKSYMFEWDRSFPGTTLTVTDVQVIWSPIGPTLTCHSSCLLSGRPSFVWYENGTEIPWETSATFKGFLHPENNYSCSYEHHHSSPVYAPKVPLVQLSQPGDILKDSSVSLTCSSDANPPPAYTWYKENQTLFNRAAQLVFSSIRSSGEYYCTAENALGKTASKRVLINVKYAPQSSSVSVSPSGEIMEGSSVTLTCSSDANPAAHYTWYKENRTLLQGPEGVYRLSSISSGDSGVYSCKSENQYGRINSTSLHLDVQSHYTWYKENRTLLQGPEGVYRLSSISSGDSGVYSCKSENQYGRINSTSLHLDVQCE, encoded by the exons ATGGGTTTGAGAGAAGCAGCGAGTTGCTTCGTCATCTTCCTTCTTTCTGTGTCAG TGGTGCAGGGTGAGGATCCCTGGGGAGTGACGTGCACTCCTACTCCGATCTGTGCTGTAAAAGGATCGAAGGTGCAAATACGCTGCTCCTACTGGCACCCATCCACAAAAGATGGTCTTGATGTTGCAGTGGAGCAAAGGTTCTGGTTTACTAAAGTGCAGGATAGTGAACCTGTGGATCTGAGAGAAGCCTCTGAGTACACAGGTCGTGTGAAGTATGACTGTGGAAACAAGGCCTGCACTCTGACCATCACAGACCTGAGAGACAGCGACTCAGCTGTTTACCAGTTcaggttcacaacaaaccaCCCGACTGGGAGTTTTACTGGTTCACCTGGAGTCTCCTtgtctgtcacag GTGTCCAGGTGATCAGCACAAAATCATCAGGTTGCTGGAAGGACTGTTCATATTTTGATGTGGAGTGTCACACCAGTTGTCCTCCAACTCCCAGTCTGTCCTACATCTGGTACAAGAACGGACAAAAGACAACGGGAGAAAAATCTTTTACCGCCCACTTTTATTCAATAGACAGCCTTTCCTGTGCTGTGAGAGGCCACGAGGATTTCCCCTCTGCTCCAGTGT GTGTCCATGGAAATTCATGTGACAGAGTGAATTACATCGACAGGAACATCTGTGCCTTCAGAGGCTCATCAGTGGACATCTCTTGCAGTTACAACAGTTACTATTATCGAATCACTAAGTCCTGGTTCGTTGCTGTGCGTGAGGATGAGCAGCTGTATCGTCCTCGAGCTGTGGACTTACTCAAACACCCAGGGTTCACAGATCGTGTTGAGGTCCTTGAACCAGAGCGAGGGCGCTCCACTCTGAGAATAAAGAACCTGAGACTGAGCGATTCAGCCCAGTATCGCTTCACATTAAAATCATACATGTTTGAATGGGACAGAAGTTTCCCTGGCACAACTCTGACTGTCACAG ATGTTCAGGTGATCTGGTCTCCGATTGGTCCAACACTGACTTGTCACAGCAGCTGTCTTCTCTCTGGTCGTCCCTCCTTTGTCTGGTACGAGAATGGAACAGAAATTCCCTGGGAAACGTCTGCAACCTTCAAGGGATTCCTTCACCCTGAAAACAACTATTCCTGTTCTTATGAGCATCACCACTCGTCCCCTGTGT ATGCTCCAAAGGTTCCTTTAGTGCAGCTGAGTCAACCTGGAGACATTCTGAAGGACAGCTCGGtgtctctgacctgcagcagtgatgctaacccaCCCCCTGCATACACCTGGTACAAGGAGAACCAGACTTTGTTCAACAGAGCAGCTCAGCTGGTTTTCAGCTCCATCCGGTCGTCTGGAGAATATTACTGCACAGCTGAGAATGCTCTGGGGAAGACTGCGTCTAAACGTGTcttaataaatgtgaaat ATGCTCCACAgtcctcctctgtgtcagtgagtccctctggtgagatcatggagggcagctcggtgactctgacctgcagcagtgatgctaacccagcagctcactacacctggtacaaggAGAACCGAACTCTGCTTCAAGGACCAGAGGGCGTTTATcgtctctcctccatcagctctgGGGACAGCGGGGTCTACTCCTGCAAGTCTGAGAATCAGTACGGACGGATCAACTCCACGTCTCTACACTTAGACGTCCAGT